The following proteins are encoded in a genomic region of Candidatus Methylospira mobilis:
- the sbcB gene encoding exodeoxyribonuclease I yields MAETTLYWHDYETFGADPRNDRPVQFAGLRTDRELNVIGESLLIYCRPPRDALPEPEACLITGITPQRADKLGLREADFIGRIHEELGMPGTCGLGYNTLRFDDEVTRYGLYRNFFDPYEREWRNGNSRWDMIDVARLMAALRPEGILWPRDDSGRVSFRLEDLTAANGIMHEGAHDALVDVKATIDLARLIKTAQPRLYDFVWRNRGKREVASLLRVGEYQPLIHVSGKYTAEQQRLAVVVALAQHPANPNGVIVCDLSTDPESWLALDSDALRLRLYTPSSERGEGELRIPLKTVHINKAPVVAPLSVMRPQDSERLGVSLEQCRKHCLTLQAAAPALLEKLDRVFSSAPDLPPDITSDPDTQLYVGGFFSDSDRKIMTRLRRMTPQQLADSRFDFQDARLPEMLFRYRARNYPESLSAAELGRWEVFRKKRLLSAAAGGQSRLTHYRNSLEKLEARPELSETQRSILSDLRLWEQEIIG; encoded by the coding sequence GTGGCCGAAACTACGCTTTACTGGCACGATTACGAGACCTTCGGCGCCGATCCGCGCAATGACCGGCCGGTGCAATTTGCCGGACTTCGTACCGATCGGGAGCTGAACGTCATCGGCGAATCGCTGCTGATTTATTGCCGCCCGCCGCGCGATGCGCTGCCGGAGCCGGAAGCCTGTTTGATTACCGGCATTACGCCGCAACGCGCGGATAAACTCGGTTTGAGGGAGGCCGACTTTATCGGCAGGATACACGAAGAGCTCGGCATGCCCGGCACCTGCGGTCTGGGATATAACACTTTGCGATTCGACGACGAGGTTACCCGCTACGGCCTGTACCGCAATTTCTTTGATCCCTACGAGCGAGAGTGGCGTAACGGCAATTCGCGCTGGGATATGATAGATGTAGCCCGACTCATGGCGGCGCTACGGCCTGAGGGGATACTCTGGCCTCGCGACGATAGCGGCAGAGTGAGTTTCCGTCTGGAAGATCTCACTGCCGCCAACGGCATCATGCACGAAGGCGCGCACGATGCGCTGGTCGATGTGAAAGCGACGATAGATCTGGCGCGTTTGATCAAAACTGCGCAACCGCGACTTTACGACTTCGTCTGGCGTAATCGCGGTAAACGCGAGGTTGCATCCCTGTTGCGTGTGGGCGAGTATCAGCCGCTGATCCATGTTTCCGGTAAGTATACTGCCGAGCAGCAGCGGTTGGCGGTGGTGGTTGCACTGGCGCAGCATCCGGCCAATCCGAACGGCGTCATCGTTTGCGATTTATCGACGGACCCTGAAAGCTGGTTGGCGCTTGACAGCGACGCCTTGAGACTGCGCTTGTATACGCCGTCCTCCGAAAGAGGCGAGGGCGAACTACGTATTCCGCTGAAAACCGTGCATATCAATAAAGCACCGGTAGTCGCGCCATTGTCGGTGATGCGTCCGCAAGACAGCGAACGCTTGGGAGTTAGTCTCGAACAATGCCGGAAGCATTGCCTGACCTTGCAGGCCGCCGCGCCCGCTTTGCTTGAGAAATTGGACCGCGTGTTTTCAAGCGCCCCTGATCTGCCCCCGGACATAACGAGCGATCCCGATACCCAGTTGTACGTTGGCGGATTTTTCAGCGACTCCGATCGTAAAATCATGACGCGACTTCGCCGGATGACGCCGCAGCAACTGGCGGACAGCCGCTTTGACTTTCAAGATGCCCGTTTGCCGGAAATGCTGTTTCGTTATCGCGCCAGAAACTACCCGGAGTCTTTGTCGGCGGCCGAGCTGGGGCGCTGGGAGGTATTTCGAAAAAAGCGGCTGCTGAGCGCCGCTGCCGGAGGCCAGTCGCGCCTGACCCACTATCGCAACAGCTTGGAAAAGCTGGAGGCCAGGCCTGAACTCAGTGAAACGCAGCGCAGCATTTTGAGTGACTTGAGACTATGGGAGCAGGAAATTATCGGTTAA
- a CDS encoding LysR family transcriptional regulator — translation MHLRWDDLKLFLTVYEQGSLSGAARLLKLGQPTLSRRIAELEETVGEALFHRQNSGVSLTVTGQKLLPAVQNMAEWANEANLGIQKQRFLPEGKVRIAAPPGIAYELIAPWAAKIRRDHPQIQIEALSGVETLNLGRGEADLSLRTEKPTDADLLCVDEISSAVRVFASKSYAAQHPAVSRPADLDWICWAAPYDNLLTNRALRALIPNFKPAFTSDDFIVQIAACKAGVGAMLLPQLLRGYADFRELQELNIDLDSDAPGNLYLVCHKRHHQLPKVQWVINFISREFDSMRNG, via the coding sequence ATGCATTTAAGATGGGACGATCTGAAACTTTTTTTAACCGTGTACGAACAAGGCAGCCTAAGCGGCGCAGCTCGCCTGTTGAAACTGGGACAGCCGACGCTGAGCAGACGAATTGCCGAGCTTGAGGAAACCGTAGGCGAAGCCCTGTTTCACCGGCAAAATTCCGGCGTCAGCCTGACAGTGACAGGGCAAAAACTGTTGCCGGCGGTGCAGAACATGGCCGAATGGGCCAATGAAGCAAACCTCGGAATACAAAAACAACGCTTTTTGCCGGAAGGAAAAGTGCGAATAGCGGCGCCGCCCGGCATCGCATATGAACTGATCGCCCCCTGGGCGGCAAAAATACGCCGCGACCATCCGCAAATACAAATCGAAGCCCTGTCCGGAGTCGAAACCTTGAATTTAGGCCGTGGAGAAGCGGATTTGTCGCTACGTACGGAAAAACCCACCGATGCCGACCTGCTGTGTGTCGATGAAATTTCCAGTGCCGTTCGCGTCTTCGCCAGTAAATCCTATGCAGCGCAACACCCCGCGGTCTCTCGTCCAGCCGATTTGGATTGGATATGCTGGGCCGCTCCTTACGACAACCTGCTGACCAATCGGGCATTAAGAGCGTTGATACCCAATTTCAAGCCCGCGTTTACTTCCGACGATTTTATTGTACAGATAGCCGCTTGCAAGGCAGGTGTGGGCGCCATGTTACTGCCGCAGCTTTTACGGGGTTACGCGGATTTTCGTGAATTGCAGGAATTGAACATCGACCTGGATTCGGATGCGCCAGGCAATTTATATCTCGTTTGCCATAAGCGCCACCATCAACTGCCCAAAGTGCAATGGGTGATCAACTTTATTTCCAGGGAGTTCGACAGCATGCGTAATGGATAG
- the rdgC gene encoding recombination-associated protein RdgC, translating into MWFKNLSLLRFNTPFTLTCAQLEEHLQSARFRQCSSLEPMSYGWKAPVGDDDAPLVHAANGFFMISAVKEEKILPASVVNDLLAERAQELELQRGTPVRRKERDALRDDIIHELLPRAFSHRIKTWAYLDPVGGWLIVDSSSCKKTEELASLLRRSIGTLAVSPPATQQRIADVLTRWLSESEAPSDIAIENECELRSPDEEGGIVRCSKQDLSAPEIQNHLQAGKEVVKLALSWSERLSFVLDEELGIRRLRFLDCIQEEAEAADAQDEIERFDVDFSIMTLELSTFLPRLLELFGGEVAAA; encoded by the coding sequence ATGTGGTTTAAAAATCTCTCGCTACTCCGCTTCAACACACCTTTTACCTTGACCTGCGCGCAGCTGGAAGAGCATTTGCAGTCGGCGCGCTTCCGCCAGTGCAGCAGCCTGGAACCGATGAGCTACGGCTGGAAAGCGCCGGTCGGCGACGACGACGCGCCGCTGGTTCATGCCGCCAACGGGTTTTTCATGATTTCCGCCGTCAAGGAAGAAAAAATACTGCCTGCATCGGTGGTCAACGACTTGCTGGCCGAACGCGCCCAGGAACTGGAACTCCAGCGCGGCACGCCGGTACGCCGCAAAGAGCGCGATGCCCTGCGCGACGACATCATCCACGAACTGTTGCCGCGCGCGTTCAGCCATCGCATCAAAACCTGGGCCTATCTCGACCCGGTGGGCGGCTGGCTGATCGTCGACAGTTCCAGCTGCAAGAAAACCGAAGAACTGGCCTCGCTGCTGCGCCGCTCCATCGGCACGCTGGCGGTCAGCCCACCGGCTACCCAGCAGCGTATAGCCGATGTGCTGACGCGCTGGTTGTCGGAAAGTGAAGCGCCATCCGACATTGCCATCGAAAACGAATGCGAACTGCGCTCTCCTGACGAGGAAGGCGGCATTGTGCGCTGCAGCAAGCAGGACTTGAGCGCTCCAGAAATACAAAACCATCTGCAAGCAGGCAAGGAAGTGGTAAAACTGGCGCTAAGCTGGTCCGAGCGCTTGAGCTTCGTACTCGACGAAGAGCTCGGAATACGCCGCCTGCGTTTTCTCGACTGCATACAGGAAGAGGCCGAAGCCGCCGACGCGCAGGATGAGATCGAACGTTTTGACGTGGATTTTTCCATCATGACGCTGGAGCTTTCCACGTTCCTGCCGCGTTTACTGGAACTGTTCGGCGGCGAAGTAGCGGCGGCGTAA
- a CDS encoding MBL fold metallo-hydrolase, with the protein MKTKLKLSPALPCFIILLLQGCTPTSHTVETSQLGRTSSSAEMESVIDQPGPIQLETINSADWSVPLSGLLNINSPEAIQAGLKDHAEPIQIYAHLLKHPQRGNYLIDTGVSRKLLDDPGKAGVGWLIRLVMPLQGIRLNKSTADILQGLDGRLSGVFFTHLHLDHISGMPDIPVDAHLYMGANESAESNLQNMLLQGTVDRFFNLKPPLQEWSFQADPQHQFEGIVDIFADGSVFAISVPGHTPGSTAYLVRTTLGPVLLTGDVSHTRWGWEHAVEPGTYTEDHERNLKNLKSLKNLVAKHPKIEVRLGHQP; encoded by the coding sequence ATGAAAACCAAACTCAAGCTTTCGCCTGCTTTGCCCTGTTTTATCATCTTGTTATTGCAGGGCTGTACGCCAACCAGCCATACAGTTGAAACATCGCAGCTGGGCAGAACGTCCAGCAGTGCCGAAATGGAAAGCGTGATCGATCAACCAGGGCCGATTCAGCTTGAAACCATTAACAGTGCTGATTGGTCGGTTCCACTTTCCGGCTTGTTGAATATCAACAGTCCCGAGGCTATACAAGCCGGACTGAAAGACCATGCCGAACCGATACAGATCTATGCGCATCTGCTGAAACATCCGCAACGCGGTAATTACCTGATCGACACCGGTGTATCCAGAAAATTGCTGGATGACCCAGGAAAAGCGGGTGTTGGCTGGTTGATACGTCTAGTGATGCCGCTTCAAGGCATACGTCTGAATAAAAGCACCGCTGATATCCTGCAAGGATTGGACGGCAGATTGTCCGGAGTGTTTTTTACCCATCTGCACCTCGATCATATTTCAGGTATGCCCGATATTCCGGTCGATGCGCACTTGTATATGGGCGCAAATGAATCCGCTGAAAGCAATCTGCAGAATATGTTGCTGCAAGGCACCGTCGATCGCTTCTTCAATCTTAAGCCGCCGCTGCAGGAATGGTCATTTCAGGCTGACCCGCAACATCAGTTTGAAGGCATAGTCGATATATTTGCCGACGGTTCGGTATTCGCCATCAGCGTTCCGGGGCATACGCCCGGCAGCACCGCCTATCTGGTAAGAACCACTCTTGGTCCGGTACTGCTGACCGGCGATGTCAGCCATACCCGGTGGGGCTGGGAGCATGCTGTGGAACCCGGTACTTATACGGAAGACCATGAGCGCAACCTGAAAAACCTGAAAAGCCTGAAAAATCTGGTTGCCAAACATCCGAAGATCGAAGTGCGTTTGGGGCATCAGCCTTAG
- the nqrM gene encoding (Na+)-NQR maturation NqrM: MATFLVTFVAIAVVIFIMAIGVIFGRRAIRGSCGGPGAADCVCVEKCDKRKKLEEEQAARAAQADHG; encoded by the coding sequence ATGGCTACTTTTCTTGTTACGTTCGTGGCGATAGCCGTTGTTATTTTTATCATGGCCATCGGCGTCATTTTTGGCCGCCGCGCGATTCGCGGCAGTTGCGGCGGGCCGGGAGCTGCGGATTGTGTTTGTGTCGAGAAATGCGACAAACGCAAAAAACTCGAAGAAGAGCAGGCTGCGCGCGCGGCTCAAGCCGATCACGGCTAG
- a CDS encoding SRPBCC family protein, producing MKKLQVLLTGFVFALAGVAHAHGPVRHKVVESIEINATPDAVWAIVGNFAKPEVWLPPVASTTETGGNEVGATRELTLKKGGVVKEELKKYEVDKKTLGYKITEVDPAVLPVATYTSTIMVEAAGAGSKVEWNGAFYRSFMNNNPPPEQSDEAAIHAVTQMYKEGLANLKQVAEKK from the coding sequence ATGAAAAAATTGCAGGTACTTTTGACGGGGTTTGTTTTCGCGTTGGCGGGCGTTGCTCACGCGCATGGTCCGGTGCGTCATAAAGTCGTCGAATCCATAGAAATAAATGCTACGCCCGATGCCGTTTGGGCCATCGTCGGCAATTTTGCAAAACCGGAAGTATGGTTGCCGCCGGTTGCAAGCACTACCGAAACAGGCGGCAACGAAGTCGGCGCCACGCGCGAACTGACGCTGAAAAAAGGCGGAGTCGTCAAGGAAGAGCTGAAAAAGTACGAGGTGGACAAGAAGACTCTGGGTTACAAGATTACCGAAGTCGATCCAGCGGTATTGCCGGTAGCGACCTATACATCCACTATTATGGTGGAGGCAGCCGGAGCGGGTTCGAAAGTGGAGTGGAACGGCGCTTTCTATCGCAGTTTCATGAACAATAATCCGCCGCCCGAGCAGAGCGACGAAGCAGCCATTCATGCGGTAACGCAGATGTACAAGGAAGGGCTGGCAAATCTCAAACAGGTTGCTGAAAAGAAATAA